Proteins encoded in a region of the Nicotiana tomentosiformis chromosome 9, ASM39032v3, whole genome shotgun sequence genome:
- the LOC104087143 gene encoding probable protein phosphatase 2C 60, whose product MLSRLINFLRACWRPSSDRSVYAGSDAAGRQDGLFWYKDSGQHLIGEFSMAVVQANNLLEDQSQIESGSLSLLDSGPYGTFAGIYDGHGGPETSRYINDHLFQHLKRFAAEQNCMSVDVIRKAFQATEEGFFSLVAKQWPTKPQIAAVGSCCLVAVICNGTLYVANVGDSRAVLGRLVKATGEVLAIQLSAEHNASIESVRQELHSMHPDDSQIVVLKHNVWRVKGLIQISRSIGDIYLKKAEYNREPLYAKFRLKEPFKRPILSADPSITVQELEPHDQFLILASDGLWEHLSNQEAVDIVQNNPRSGSARRLVKTALHEAAKKREMRYSDLKKIDRGVRRHFHDDISVIVVFLDSNLVSRASSLRGPTLSLRGGGMNFPAKSLAPCATPIELGTT is encoded by the exons ATGTTATCAAGACTGATAAATTTCCTGAGGGCCTGTTGGCGGCCATCATCAGACCGTTCTGTATATGCTGGTTCGGATGCAGCTGGACGGCAAGATGGACTTTTTTGGTATAAGGACAGTGGTCAACACTTGATTGGCGAGTTCTCAATGGCAGTAGTACAGGCCAATAATTTGCTGGAGGATCAAAGCCAGATCGAGTCGGGCTCTCTGAGCTTGCTTGATTCGGGCCCGTACGGTACATTTGCTGGGATATATGATGGTCATGGTGGACCTGAAACATCACGGTATATAAATGATCACCTCTTTCAGCATCTCAAGA GGTTTGCAGCTGAACAAAATTGTATGTCTGTGGATGTAATACGAAAAGCATTTCAAGCAACAGAAGAGGGATTCTTTTCTCTGGTTGCAAAGCAATGGCCAACGAAGCCGCAGATAGCTGCTGTTGGGTCTTGCTGTCTTGTTGCTGTGATCTGCAATGGCACCCTTTATGTTGCTAATGTAGGTGATTCCCGAGCTGTTTTAGGAAGGCTTGTGAAGGCTACGGGGGAGGTTCTTGCGATCCAGCTTTCAGCTGAGCATAACGCGAGTATTGAATCTGTCAGACAAGAGTTGCATTCAATGCATCCAGATGACTCACAGATAGTGGTTTTGAAGCATAACGTATGGCGTGTCAAGGGTCTGATTCAG ATTTCGAGATCTATTGGTGATATATACCTTAAAAAGGCTGAATACAACAGGGAGCCTTTGTATGCAAAGTTTCGGTTAAAGGAACCTTTTAAAAGGCCCATACTGAGCGCTGATCCATCAATTACAGTTCAAGAACTCGAACCGCATGATCAATTTCTCATATTAGCTTCTGATGGTCTTTGGGAACATCTTAGCAATCAAGAGGCAGTTGATATAGTACAAAATAACCCCCGAAGC GGAAGCGCTCGGAGGCTTGTAAAAACTGCGTTGCATGAAGCAGCAAAGAAGAGGGAGATGAGATATTCTGATTTGAAGAAGATCGATCGTGGTGTTAGGAGGCATTTTCACGATGATATCTCAGTCATAGTTGTGTTTCTAGATTCAAATCTTGTAAGTAGGGCGAGCTCGCTGAGGGGGCCCACTTTATCTCTCAGAGGAGGTGGTATGAACTTTCCAGCAAAAAGTTTGGCTCCCTGTGCTACTCCCATAGAACTCGGTACCACTTAA
- the LOC104087142 gene encoding NEP1-interacting protein-like 1 has product MDFNAYPTRAFAAVSIVSSFSMRDLIDRAKDFFRFAVSAIIGNVFSAIFTFFFALVGTLLGAMTGALIGQETESGFIRGAAVGAISGAVFSLEVFESSLLLWQSDESGIGCLLYLIDVIASLLSGRLVRERIGPAMLSAVQSQMGAVETTYEEVPNIFDTGGSKGLTGDFVEKIPKIVISKDNNVDDTGERVSCSVCLQDFQMSETVRCLPQCHHMFHLPCIDTWLLRHGSCPLCRRDL; this is encoded by the exons ATGGATTTTAACGCGTACCCAACTCGTGCTTTTGCTGCTGTTTCAATTGTATCATCTTTTTCTATGAGGGATTTGATTGATAGAGCTAAAGATTTCTTCAGATTTGCTGTATCTGCAATTATTGGCAATGTGTTCTCTGCaattttcacttttttctttGCATTAG TGGGCACCTTATTAGGAGCAATGACCGGAGCTTTGATAGGTCAAGAAACAGAAAGTGGATTTATTAGAGGTGCCGCTGTTGGAGCCATTTCTGGTGCTGTATTTTCCCTTGAGGTCTTTGAGTCATCTCTATTACTATGGCAATCCGATGAATCTGGAATCGGATGTCTTCTTTACTTG ATTGATGTAATAGCGAGCCTGTTAAGTGGTAGACTAGTTCGTGAGCGGATTGGTCCAGCAATGTTAAGTGCAGTGCAAAGTCAG ATGGGAGCTGTTGAAACTACATATGAAGAGGTCCCTAACATTTTCGATACAGGCGGGTCAAAAGGTTTGACGGGAGATTTTGTTGAGAAGATCCCAAAGATTGTAATTAGCAAAGATAACAATGTAGATGATACAGGGGAGAGAGTCTCATGTTCAGTCTGCTTACAG GACTTTCAAATGTCGGAAACTGTTAGATGTTTGCCGCAATGTCATCACATGTTTCACCTACCGTGCATCGATACATGGCTGCTGAGACATGGCTCTTGTCCATTATGCAGAAGGGATCTATAG